From Pseudomonas sp. FP2335, the proteins below share one genomic window:
- a CDS encoding SPOR domain-containing protein: MTSLHADEAFLGHYQLSHDPFAPRVPGFKFFPAQRKPVLGQLHHLARYSQLLLVVTGPLGSGKTLLRQALVASTNKQSVQSVVVSARGAGDAAGVLRQVAQALDVSSAEPNAILKQVVQLGLTGQEVYLLVDDAEQLDESALEALLALAAGTPEGRPHVFLFGESSLIADLEQISGDQELFHVIELQPYEEEETREYLAQRLEGAGAGIELFSAQQISDIHESSDGWPGTINQVARDAMIEAMIASRSAVKRPKMGFTMPKKHVLAISAVVVVAVAAAWLIPGRNKAPTTAGAPTEQAQLPLGKPTPNVEFANSGQPTNLPMVGQPVMRGPLAEEAGGISEGDDGVPVEGSSATPPTVTTTAPPAGVPAGQPAAVAKPTPTPAPTVATAKPTPVTKPVVAAPAPAAKPTPAPAAKPAEKPVTVAKAGAAGSGWYGSQPASNFVVQILGTSSEANAQAFVKEQGGEYRYFKKVLNGKPLYVITYGNFSSRAAADSAIKSLPAKVQAGKPWPRTVASVQQELAATR, from the coding sequence ATGACTAGTTTGCATGCCGACGAGGCGTTCCTCGGCCATTACCAGTTAAGCCACGACCCTTTTGCTCCACGGGTGCCTGGCTTCAAATTCTTCCCGGCCCAGCGCAAGCCAGTGCTGGGGCAACTGCACCACCTGGCGCGCTACAGCCAGTTGCTGCTGGTGGTCACCGGCCCGTTGGGCAGCGGCAAGACCTTGCTGCGCCAGGCCCTGGTGGCCAGTACCAACAAGCAATCGGTGCAGAGCGTGGTCGTATCCGCTCGCGGGGCCGGTGATGCGGCGGGTGTGCTGCGCCAGGTGGCCCAGGCCCTGGACGTGTCCAGCGCCGAGCCGAATGCGATCCTCAAGCAAGTGGTGCAATTGGGCCTGACCGGCCAGGAAGTCTACTTGCTGGTGGATGACGCCGAGCAGCTTGACGAATCCGCGCTGGAAGCGCTGTTGGCGCTGGCAGCCGGCACGCCGGAAGGCCGTCCCCACGTGTTCCTGTTTGGTGAGTCGTCGTTGATCGCCGATCTGGAGCAGATCAGTGGCGATCAAGAGCTGTTCCACGTGATCGAATTGCAACCGTACGAAGAAGAGGAAACCCGCGAATACCTGGCTCAACGCCTGGAAGGCGCAGGGGCCGGTATCGAACTTTTCTCCGCCCAGCAGATCTCTGATATTCACGAAAGCTCCGACGGCTGGCCTGGCACCATCAACCAGGTCGCCCGCGATGCGATGATCGAAGCCATGATTGCCAGCCGCTCTGCGGTCAAGCGTCCAAAGATGGGGTTCACTATGCCTAAGAAGCACGTATTGGCGATTTCCGCCGTTGTCGTGGTTGCCGTCGCCGCCGCCTGGTTGATCCCGGGCCGCAACAAGGCCCCGACCACCGCTGGCGCGCCAACCGAACAGGCGCAGTTGCCACTGGGCAAGCCCACGCCAAATGTCGAATTCGCCAACTCCGGCCAGCCAACCAACCTGCCGATGGTCGGCCAGCCGGTGATGCGCGGCCCGCTCGCCGAAGAAGCCGGCGGCATCTCCGAAGGCGACGACGGCGTGCCGGTGGAAGGCTCCAGCGCCACACCGCCAACCGTGACCACCACCGCGCCACCTGCGGGCGTGCCGGCAGGCCAGCCAGCGGCAGTTGCCAAGCCGACGCCGACGCCGGCACCGACCGTCGCCACCGCCAAGCCGACGCCAGTGACCAAGCCGGTTGTCGCGGCGCCAGCGCCAGCCGCCAAGCCAACCCCGGCTCCGGCCGCCAAGCCGGCTGAAAAGCCTGTCACCGTCGCCAAGGCCGGTGCAGCGGGTAGCGGTTGGTACGGCAGCCAGCCTGCGAGCAACTTCGTGGTGCAGATCCTAGGCACCAGCTCCGAAGCCAACGCCCAGGCGTTCGTGAAAGAGCAGGGCGGCGAGTACCGTTACTTCAAGAAAGTACTCAACGGCAAGCCTCTCTACGTGATCACCTACGGCAACTTCTCCAGCCGTGCAGCCGCTGATTCTGCGATCAAATCCTTGCCAGCGAAGGTTCAGGCTGGTAAACCTTGGCCTCGCACTGTCGCCAGCGTTCAACAAGAACTGGCAGCAACTCGCTGA
- the aroB gene encoding 3-dehydroquinate synthase produces MQTLKVDLGERSYPIHIGEGLLDQPELLAPHIAGRQVAIISNETVAPLYLERLSRSLAAYSVISVILPDGEAHKNWETLQLIFDGLLTARHDRRTTVIALGGGVIGDMAGFAAACYQRGVDFIQVPTTLLSQVDSSVGGKTGINHPLGKNMVGAFYQPQAVLIDTATLNTLPPRELSAGLAEVIKYGLICDEPFLAWLEEHVDALRNLDQVALTEAISRSCAAKALVVNADERESGVRATLNLGHTFGHAIETHMGYGVWLHGEAVAAGTVMALDMSQRLGWISAQERDRGIRLFQRAGLPVIPPEEMTEADFLEHMAIDKKVIDGRLRLVLLRRMGEAVVTDDYPKEILQATLGADYRALAQLKG; encoded by the coding sequence ATGCAGACACTTAAGGTCGATCTAGGCGAGCGCAGCTACCCGATCCATATTGGCGAAGGTCTGCTGGACCAGCCCGAGTTGCTCGCACCGCATATTGCCGGGCGGCAAGTGGCGATCATCTCCAACGAAACGGTCGCGCCGCTGTATCTTGAGCGTCTGAGCCGCAGTCTTGCGGCGTATTCGGTGATCTCGGTGATCCTGCCCGACGGCGAAGCCCACAAGAACTGGGAAACCCTGCAACTGATCTTTGATGGCCTGCTCACCGCACGCCATGACCGCCGCACCACCGTGATCGCCCTGGGCGGCGGTGTGATCGGCGACATGGCCGGCTTTGCGGCGGCCTGCTACCAGCGTGGCGTGGACTTTATCCAGGTGCCGACCACCTTGCTGTCCCAGGTCGACTCGTCGGTGGGCGGCAAGACCGGTATCAACCATCCGCTGGGCAAGAATATGGTTGGCGCGTTCTACCAGCCTCAGGCAGTGCTGATCGACACCGCCACCCTCAATACCTTGCCGCCGCGCGAGTTGTCGGCGGGCCTGGCGGAAGTCATCAAGTACGGGCTGATCTGCGATGAGCCGTTCCTGGCCTGGCTGGAAGAGCACGTCGACGCCCTGCGCAACCTCGATCAGGTCGCCCTCACCGAAGCGATTTCCCGCTCCTGCGCCGCCAAGGCGCTGGTGGTGAATGCCGATGAACGGGAGTCCGGCGTACGGGCCACCCTGAACCTCGGCCACACTTTCGGCCATGCGATCGAAACGCACATGGGCTATGGTGTGTGGTTGCATGGGGAGGCCGTAGCGGCTGGCACAGTAATGGCATTGGACATGTCGCAGCGCCTGGGCTGGATCAGTGCCCAGGAGCGTGATCGTGGTATCCGCCTGTTCCAGCGCGCCGGTTTGCCGGTCATTCCGCCGGAGGAAATGACCGAGGCGGACTTCCTCGAACATATGGCGATAGACAAGAAAGTGATCGACGGTCGACTACGACTGGTGCTGTTGCGCCGCATGGGCGAAGCGGTGGTGACCGACGATTATCCAAAAGAGATTCTACAGGCCACGCTGGGAGCGGATTACCGCGCCCTGGCTCAGCTGAAAGGTTAA
- a CDS encoding cytochrome b/b6 domain-containing protein has translation MKTSPYSTIQKLLHWISAVIILWALLSGFVVAMFTVPAPVKAWVGFFNVSLTSLYIPVFVMRLYCSFGHGLDFSIKRTPQEYLALLVHKAMYLMLAVVLATGVLMMDRPINVFNLFTIAPFESDPAAIVWYTRVHVLSCVGLLLMLVAHIGAVVLHETRGKRVMARMSFDKTAAAVRRDQDVRICSANRATT, from the coding sequence ATGAAGACTTCCCCCTATTCAACGATCCAGAAGCTCCTGCACTGGATATCGGCCGTCATTATTCTGTGGGCGCTGCTGTCAGGCTTTGTTGTGGCGATGTTTACCGTGCCCGCCCCGGTCAAGGCGTGGGTCGGCTTTTTCAACGTGTCGTTGACCAGCCTGTACATCCCGGTCTTTGTCATGCGGCTGTATTGCTCGTTTGGCCACGGCCTGGATTTTTCCATCAAGCGTACGCCGCAGGAGTACCTGGCGCTGCTGGTGCACAAGGCCATGTACCTGATGCTGGCGGTGGTACTGGCCACGGGCGTGCTGATGATGGACCGGCCGATCAACGTATTTAACCTGTTCACCATCGCCCCGTTCGAAAGTGACCCGGCGGCCATTGTCTGGTACACCCGCGTGCATGTGCTGTCGTGTGTGGGGTTGTTGCTGATGCTGGTCGCACATATTGGTGCGGTGGTGCTGCATGAAACGCGTGGTAAGCGGGTGATGGCGCGGATGTCGTTTGATAAGACAGCCGCTGCCGTACGTAGGGATCAGGATGTCAGAATCTGTTCAGCGAATCGTGCAACGACGTGA
- the gltB gene encoding glutamate synthase large subunit, producing the protein MKAGLYQPDEFKDNCGFGLIAHMQGEPSHTLLQTAIEALTCMTHRGGINADGKTGDGCGLLIQKPDLFLRAVAKEQFAVDLPKQYAVGMVFFNQDPVKAEAARENMNREILAAGLQLVGWRKVPIDTSVLGRLANERLPQIEQVFIAGDGLSDQDMAIKLFTSRRRSSVANAADADHYICSFSHKTIIYKGLMMPADLTAFYPDLSDERLQTAICVFHQRFSTNTLPKWPLAQPFRFLAHNGEINTITGNRNWAVARRTKFANDLMDLEELGPLVNRVGSDSSSMDNMLELMVTGGIDLFRGVRMIIPPAWQNVETMDPDLRAFYEYNSMHMEPWDGPAGVVMTDGRYAVCLLDRNGLRPARWVTTTNGFITLASEIGVWNYQPEDVIAKGRVGPGQILAVDTETGQILDTDAIDNRLKSRHPYKQWLRKNALRIQATMEDNDHGSAFYDVDQLKQYMKMYQVTFEERDQVLRPLGEQGYEAVGSMGDDTPMAVLSQRVRTPYDYFRQQFAQVTNPPIDPLREAIVMSLEVCLGAERNIFQESPEHASRVILSSPVISPAKWRSLMTLDRPGFDRQIIDLNYDESLGLEAAVRNVADQAEEAVRAGRTQIVLTDRHIAPGKLPIHASLATGAVHHRLTEKGLRCDSNILVETATARDPHHFAVLIGFGASAVYPFLAYEVLGDLIRTGEVLGDLYEVFKNYRKGITKGLLKILSKMGISTVTSYRGAQLFEAIGLSEEVCELSFRGVPSRIKGARFVDIEAEQKALAAEAWSARKPIQQGGLLKFVHGGEYHAYNPDVVNTLQAAVQQGDYAKFKEYTSLVDNRPVSMIRDLFKVKTLDTPMDISEVEPLESILKRFDSAGISLGALSPEAHEALAEAMNRLGARSNSGEGGEDPARYGTIKSSKIKQVATGRFGVTPEYLVNAEVLQIKVAQGAKPGEGGQLPGGKVNGLIAKLRYAVPGVTLISPPPHHDIYSIEDLSQLIFDLKQVNPQALVSVKLVAEAGVGTIAAGVAKAYADLITISGYDGGTGASPLTSIKYAGAPWELGLAETHQTLRGNDLRGKVRVQTDGGLKTGLDVIKAAILGAESFGFGTAPMIALGCKYLRICHLNNCATGVATQNEKLRKDHYIGTVDMVVNFFTYVAEETREWLAKLGVRSLEELIGRTDLLEILQGQTAKQHHLDLTPLLGSDHIPADKPQFCGVERNPPFDKGLLAEKMVEIAGSSILEASGGEFALDICNCDRSIGARISGEIARKHGNQGMAKAPITFRFKGTAGQSFGVWNAGGLHMYLEGDANDYVGKGMTGGKLVIVPPKGSVYKTQDSAIIGNTCLYGATGGKLFAAGTAGERFAVRNSGAHTVVEGTGDHCCEYMTGGFVAVLGKTGYNFGSGMTGGFAYVLDQDNTFVDKVNHELVEIQRISGEAMESYRNHLQHVLDEYVEETGSEWGRNLAENLDDYLRRFWLVKPKAANLKSLLSSIRANPQ; encoded by the coding sequence ATGAAAGCAGGTCTGTACCAACCCGATGAATTCAAGGATAACTGCGGTTTCGGCCTGATAGCCCATATGCAGGGCGAGCCCAGTCATACCCTTTTGCAAACGGCCATCGAGGCCCTGACCTGCATGACCCACCGCGGTGGGATCAACGCCGACGGCAAGACCGGTGACGGTTGCGGCTTGCTGATCCAAAAGCCCGACCTGTTCCTGCGCGCTGTCGCCAAAGAGCAATTTGCGGTCGACCTGCCCAAGCAGTACGCCGTGGGGATGGTGTTTTTCAACCAGGACCCGGTAAAAGCCGAAGCCGCTCGCGAGAACATGAACCGCGAGATCCTCGCGGCCGGCCTGCAACTGGTCGGCTGGCGCAAAGTGCCGATCGACACCAGCGTACTCGGCCGCCTGGCCAACGAGCGTCTGCCGCAGATCGAACAAGTGTTCATCGCAGGCGACGGCCTCAGCGACCAGGACATGGCGATCAAGCTGTTTACCTCCCGTCGTCGTTCGTCCGTGGCCAACGCCGCCGATGCCGACCACTACATCTGCAGCTTTTCCCACAAGACCATTATCTACAAAGGCCTGATGATGCCGGCGGACCTCACCGCCTTCTATCCAGACCTGAGCGATGAGCGCCTGCAAACCGCGATCTGCGTGTTCCACCAGCGCTTCTCCACCAACACCCTGCCGAAATGGCCGCTGGCCCAGCCATTCCGCTTCCTCGCCCACAACGGCGAGATCAACACCATCACCGGTAACCGCAACTGGGCCGTGGCCCGTCGCACCAAGTTCGCCAACGACCTGATGGACCTCGAAGAGCTCGGCCCGCTGGTCAACCGCGTGGGTTCCGACTCCTCCAGCATGGACAACATGCTCGAACTGATGGTCACCGGCGGCATCGACCTGTTCCGTGGCGTGCGCATGATCATTCCGCCAGCGTGGCAGAACGTCGAGACCATGGACCCGGACCTGCGTGCATTCTACGAGTACAACTCGATGCACATGGAACCGTGGGACGGCCCGGCCGGCGTGGTCATGACCGACGGTCGCTACGCGGTGTGCCTGCTCGATCGTAACGGTCTGCGCCCGGCGCGTTGGGTCACCACCACCAACGGTTTCATCACCCTTGCGTCGGAAATCGGCGTGTGGAACTACCAGCCCGAAGACGTCATCGCCAAAGGCCGCGTCGGCCCTGGCCAGATCCTGGCCGTGGACACTGAAACCGGGCAGATCCTCGACACCGATGCCATCGACAACCGCTTGAAGTCGCGTCACCCGTACAAGCAATGGCTGCGCAAGAACGCCCTGCGCATCCAGGCGACCATGGAAGACAACGACCACGGTTCGGCGTTCTACGATGTCGATCAGCTCAAGCAATACATGAAGATGTACCAGGTCACGTTCGAAGAGCGCGACCAGGTGCTGCGTCCGCTCGGCGAGCAAGGCTACGAGGCCGTCGGCTCCATGGGCGATGACACGCCGATGGCCGTGCTGTCCCAGCGCGTGCGTACGCCGTACGACTACTTCCGCCAGCAGTTCGCCCAGGTGACCAACCCACCGATCGACCCGCTGCGCGAAGCCATCGTGATGTCTTTGGAAGTGTGCCTCGGTGCCGAGCGCAACATCTTCCAGGAGTCGCCTGAGCACGCTTCCCGTGTGATCCTCAGCTCGCCTGTGATCTCGCCGGCCAAGTGGCGTTCGTTGATGACCCTGGACCGCCCTGGCTTCGACCGCCAGATCATCGACCTGAACTACGACGAGAGCCTCGGCCTTGAAGCCGCGGTGCGCAACGTCGCCGACCAGGCCGAAGAAGCCGTGCGCGCCGGTCGCACCCAGATCGTGCTGACCGACCGCCACATCGCCCCGGGCAAGCTGCCGATTCACGCCTCGCTCGCCACCGGCGCGGTGCACCACCGCCTGACCGAAAAAGGCCTGCGCTGCGACTCCAACATCCTTGTCGAAACGGCCACTGCCCGCGACCCGCATCACTTTGCGGTGTTGATCGGCTTCGGCGCCTCGGCGGTGTACCCGTTCCTCGCGTACGAAGTGCTGGGTGACCTGATCCGTACGGGTGAAGTGCTGGGCGACCTCTATGAGGTGTTCAAGAACTACCGTAAGGGCATCACCAAGGGCCTGTTGAAGATCCTGTCGAAGATGGGCATCTCCACCGTCACGTCCTATCGCGGTGCGCAACTGTTCGAAGCCATCGGCCTGTCCGAAGAAGTCTGCGAGTTGAGCTTCCGTGGCGTGCCAAGCCGCATCAAGGGCGCGCGTTTCGTCGACATCGAAGCCGAGCAGAAAGCCCTCGCGGCCGAAGCCTGGAGCGCGCGCAAGCCGATCCAGCAAGGCGGCCTGCTCAAGTTCGTGCACGGTGGCGAATACCACGCGTACAACCCGGACGTGGTCAACACCCTGCAAGCCGCCGTGCAGCAGGGCGACTACGCCAAGTTCAAGGAATACACGAGCCTGGTGGACAACCGCCCGGTGTCGATGATCCGCGACCTGTTCAAGGTGAAGACCCTGGACACGCCGATGGACATCAGCGAAGTCGAGCCGCTGGAATCGATCCTCAAGCGCTTTGACTCTGCCGGTATCTCCCTGGGCGCGCTGTCGCCCGAGGCCCACGAAGCCCTGGCCGAAGCCATGAACCGCCTGGGTGCGCGTTCCAACTCCGGCGAAGGCGGCGAGGACCCGGCGCGCTACGGCACCATCAAGAGCTCGAAGATCAAGCAAGTGGCGACTGGCCGTTTCGGCGTGACTCCGGAATACCTGGTCAACGCCGAAGTGCTGCAGATCAAGGTCGCCCAGGGCGCCAAGCCCGGCGAAGGCGGCCAGCTGCCAGGCGGCAAGGTCAACGGTCTGATCGCCAAGCTGCGTTACGCAGTGCCGGGCGTCACCCTGATCTCGCCACCGCCGCACCACGACATCTACTCGATCGAAGACTTGTCGCAGCTGATTTTCGACCTCAAGCAAGTCAACCCGCAGGCCCTGGTCTCGGTGAAACTGGTAGCAGAAGCCGGCGTGGGCACCATCGCCGCCGGTGTGGCCAAGGCCTATGCCGACCTGATCACCATCTCCGGTTATGACGGCGGCACCGGCGCATCGCCGCTGACCTCGATCAAGTACGCCGGTGCACCGTGGGAACTCGGCCTGGCCGAAACCCACCAGACCCTGCGCGGCAACGACCTGCGTGGCAAAGTCCGGGTGCAGACCGATGGTGGCCTGAAAACCGGCCTCGACGTGATCAAGGCCGCAATCCTCGGCGCCGAAAGCTTCGGCTTCGGCACCGCGCCAATGATCGCCCTGGGCTGCAAATACCTGCGCATCTGCCACCTGAACAACTGCGCCACCGGCGTCGCCACTCAGAACGAGAAGCTGCGCAAGGATCACTACATCGGCACCGTCGACATGGTGGTGAACTTCTTCACCTACGTCGCCGAAGAGACCCGTGAGTGGCTGGCCAAGCTGGGCGTGCGTTCCCTTGAAGAGCTGATCGGTCGTACCGATCTGTTGGAAATCCTTCAGGGCCAGACCGCCAAGCAACATCACCTGGACCTGACGCCGCTGCTCGGCAGCGATCACATCCCGGCCGACAAGCCACAGTTCTGCGGTGTCGAGCGCAACCCGCCATTCGACAAAGGCCTGCTGGCCGAGAAGATGGTGGAGATCGCCGGCTCGTCGATCCTGGAGGCCAGCGGTGGCGAATTCGCCCTGGACATCTGCAACTGCGACCGTTCGATCGGCGCGCGCATCTCCGGCGAAATCGCGCGCAAGCACGGCAACCAGGGCATGGCCAAGGCGCCGATCACTTTCCGCTTCAAGGGCACTGCGGGCCAGAGCTTTGGCGTGTGGAACGCCGGTGGCCTGCACATGTACCTCGAAGGCGACGCCAACGACTACGTGGGCAAGGGCATGACCGGCGGCAAGCTGGTGATCGTTCCGCCTAAAGGCAGCGTCTACAAGACTCAGGACAGTGCCATCATCGGCAACACCTGCTTGTACGGCGCCACCGGCGGCAAGCTGTTCGCCGCCGGCACCGCCGGTGAGCGTTTTGCCGTACGTAACTCCGGTGCCCACACCGTGGTGGAAGGCACCGGCGATCACTGCTGTGAGTACATGACCGGGGGCTTTGTCGCGGTACTGGGCAAGACCGGTTACAACTTCGGTTCGGGCATGACCGGCGGTTTCGCCTACGTGCTCGACCAGGACAACACCTTCGTCGACAAGGTCAACCACGAGTTGGTCGAGATCCAGCGGATCAGCGGCGAAGCCATGGAGTCCTACCGGAACCACTTGCAGCACGTGCTGGACGAGTACGTCGAGGAGACCGGCAGCGAATGGGGCCGCAACCTCGCCGAAAACCTCGATGATTACCTGCGTCGTTTCTGGCTGGTCAAGCCCAAGGCTGCCAACCTGAAATCGTTGCTTTCCAGCATCCGTGCCAACCCGCAGTGA
- a CDS encoding FAD-dependent oxidoreductase, with the protein MAERLNNDFQFIDVGRKDPKKKLLRQRKKEFVEIYEPFKPQHSADQAHRCLGCGNPYCEWKCPVHNFIPNWLKLVAEGNILAAAELSHQTNTLPEVCGRVCPQDRLCEGACTLNDGFGAVTIGSVEKYITDTAFAMGWRPDMSKVKPTGKRVAIIGAGPAGLGCADVLVRGGVTPVVFDKNPEIGGLLTFGIPEFKLEKTVLSHRREVFTGMGIEFRLNTEIGKDVTMEQLLEEYDAVFMGMGTYTYMKGGFAGEDLPGVYDALDFLIANVNRNLGFEKSPEDFVDMKGKKVVVLGGGDTAMDCNRTSIRQGAKSVTCAYRRDEANMPGSRKEVKNAKEEGVKFLYNRQPIAIVGEDRVEGVKVVETRLGEPDARGRRSPEPIPGSEEIIPADAVVIAFGFRPSPAPWFEQFQIQTDSQGRVVAPEQGQYKHQTSNPKIFAGGDMVRGSDLVVTAIFEGRNAAEGILDYLQV; encoded by the coding sequence ATGGCTGAACGTCTGAATAACGACTTCCAGTTCATCGATGTCGGGCGCAAAGATCCGAAGAAGAAACTGTTGCGTCAACGCAAGAAAGAGTTCGTGGAAATCTACGAACCCTTCAAACCCCAGCACTCGGCCGACCAGGCCCACCGCTGCCTGGGTTGCGGTAACCCGTATTGCGAATGGAAGTGCCCGGTGCACAACTTCATTCCCAACTGGCTGAAGTTGGTGGCCGAGGGCAACATCCTCGCCGCCGCCGAGCTGTCGCACCAGACCAATACCCTGCCGGAAGTCTGCGGCCGGGTGTGCCCGCAGGACCGTCTGTGCGAGGGTGCGTGCACCCTCAACGACGGCTTCGGCGCGGTGACCATTGGTTCGGTGGAGAAGTACATCACCGACACCGCGTTCGCCATGGGCTGGCGTCCGGACATGTCCAAGGTCAAGCCGACCGGCAAGCGCGTCGCCATTATCGGCGCCGGTCCTGCCGGCCTCGGTTGTGCCGACGTGCTGGTGCGTGGCGGCGTGACCCCGGTGGTGTTCGACAAGAACCCGGAAATCGGTGGCCTGCTGACCTTCGGTATCCCCGAGTTCAAGCTGGAAAAAACCGTCCTGAGCCACCGTCGCGAAGTGTTCACCGGCATGGGTATCGAGTTCCGTCTCAATACCGAAATCGGCAAAGACGTGACCATGGAGCAACTGCTCGAAGAATACGATGCCGTGTTCATGGGCATGGGCACCTACACCTACATGAAGGGCGGGTTTGCCGGTGAGGACCTGCCGGGCGTGTATGACGCGCTGGACTTCCTCATCGCCAACGTCAATCGCAACCTGGGCTTTGAAAAGTCGCCGGAAGACTTCGTCGACATGAAAGGCAAGAAGGTCGTGGTACTCGGCGGTGGTGACACCGCGATGGACTGCAACCGCACCTCGATCCGCCAGGGCGCCAAGTCGGTGACCTGTGCCTACCGTCGTGACGAAGCCAACATGCCCGGCTCGCGCAAAGAGGTGAAGAACGCCAAGGAAGAAGGCGTGAAATTCCTCTACAACCGCCAGCCGATTGCGATTGTCGGTGAAGATCGCGTCGAAGGCGTGAAGGTGGTCGAGACCCGTCTCGGCGAACCGGACGCCCGTGGCCGTCGCAGCCCCGAGCCGATCCCGGGTTCCGAAGAGATCATCCCTGCCGACGCCGTGGTCATCGCCTTCGGTTTCCGTCCAAGCCCGGCGCCGTGGTTCGAACAGTTCCAGATCCAGACCGACAGCCAAGGCCGCGTCGTGGCCCCGGAACAAGGCCAGTACAAGCACCAGACCAGTAACCCGAAGATCTTCGCCGGTGGCGACATGGTGCGCGGTTCTGACCTGGTGGTAACCGCGATCTTCGAAGGCCGCAATGCTGCCGAAGGTATCCTGGATTACCTGCAAGTCTGA
- the hemE gene encoding uroporphyrinogen decarboxylase, with protein MTALKNDRFLRALLKQPVDVTPVWMMRQAGRYLPEYRASRANAGDFMSLCMNPEFACEVTMQPLDRYPQLDAAILFSDILTIPDAMGQGLYFETGEGPRFKKVVSTLADIEALPIPDPHKDLGYVMDAVSTIRRELNGRVPLIGFSGSPWTLATYMVEGGSSKDFRKTKAMLYDNPQAMHLLLDKLAQSVTSYLNGQIMAGAQAVQIFDTWGGNLSAAAYQEFSLAYMRKIVSGLIREHEGRKVPVIMFTKGGGLWLESIADAGADALGLDWTCDLGEARQRVGNRVALQGNMDPTVLYAKPEAIRAEVGRILASYGKGSGHVFNLGHGITPEVNPEHAGAFLRAVHELSAQYHQ; from the coding sequence ATGACTGCCCTGAAGAACGACCGTTTCCTTCGTGCCCTGCTCAAGCAACCCGTGGACGTCACCCCTGTGTGGATGATGCGCCAGGCCGGTCGCTACCTGCCGGAATACCGCGCCAGTCGCGCCAATGCCGGTGACTTCATGAGCCTGTGCATGAACCCGGAGTTCGCCTGCGAAGTCACGATGCAGCCGTTGGACCGCTACCCGCAACTGGACGCGGCGATCCTGTTCTCCGACATCCTCACCATTCCTGATGCCATGGGCCAGGGCCTGTACTTCGAAACCGGCGAAGGCCCGCGTTTCAAGAAGGTCGTCAGCACCCTGGCCGACATCGAAGCCCTGCCGATCCCTGATCCGCACAAAGACCTTGGCTACGTGATGGACGCCGTCAGCACCATCCGCCGCGAGCTCAACGGCCGCGTGCCGCTGATCGGCTTCTCCGGCAGCCCCTGGACCCTGGCCACCTATATGGTCGAAGGCGGTTCGTCGAAAGACTTCCGCAAGACCAAGGCCATGCTCTACGACAACCCGCAAGCCATGCACCTGCTGCTGGACAAGCTGGCACAGTCGGTCACCTCCTACCTCAACGGCCAGATCATGGCCGGCGCGCAAGCGGTGCAGATCTTCGATACGTGGGGCGGTAACCTGTCGGCGGCGGCGTACCAGGAGTTCTCCCTGGCCTATATGCGCAAGATCGTCAGCGGCCTGATCCGCGAACACGAAGGCCGCAAAGTGCCGGTGATCATGTTCACCAAGGGCGGCGGCCTGTGGCTGGAAAGCATCGCCGACGCCGGTGCCGACGCCCTCGGCCTGGACTGGACCTGCGACCTCGGTGAAGCCCGCCAGCGCGTCGGAAACCGTGTCGCGCTGCAAGGCAACATGGACCCGACCGTGCTCTACGCCAAGCCGGAAGCGATCCGTGCCGAAGTCGGCCGCATCCTGGCCAGCTACGGCAAGGGCAGCGGGCACGTGTTCAACCTCGGCCATGGCATCACGCCGGAAGTGAACCCGGAGCATGCGGGTGCGTTCTTGCGGGCGGTGCATGAACTGTCTGCGCAATACCACCAGTAA